In a single window of the Phaeobacter sp. G2 genome:
- a CDS encoding recombinase family protein, with amino-acid sequence MQNPKSVDDQFSECRKHAERSGYEVVKEYADAGLSGALRDRPGFQELLAAVHARSFDIVLFEHVDRLGRDLERASNFYKATTFADIELHQLGKGKLGLLDIGIMSTMAQIFLEDLALKTRRGLRGKFERGQSAGGRSYGYALSIGPDGIAKKGQLTIDDNEAAIIRRIFTDYASGASPIKIAAQLNADGIPSPAANTKRITRGHWKQNTINGNPTRGTGILNNELYIGRRIWNRLRYSKHPETGKRVSRLNPVEDWEIQEVPDLRIIDQELWDAVKAVQAGHRKVRSTTPATDKKGLSVGQSLRRRKYLLSGLMTCGQCGGNLTVAGSGKARRYYCANAKEKGASVCSGMRGLKEEDAATSILSGLKSGLMRDEAYAEFREKFLARKKGEEKERDDLLRLHSQAVRQLESRHANLMKAVEDGDYSAPVIAQLNKVDAELTQARAKRDAAAPEPIFLPQDLPALYRAHIDDLVGTLSDEGVSGRASEELHQIIDTVVVTWDADAKHHALELRGKLLEMLNITKPALGAGLDISECSLNLVAGVGFEPTTFRL; translated from the coding sequence ATGCAAAACCCCAAGTCCGTCGATGACCAGTTCAGTGAATGCCGCAAACACGCAGAACGCAGCGGATATGAAGTGGTCAAAGAATACGCCGATGCCGGTTTGTCCGGCGCGCTGCGGGATCGCCCGGGGTTTCAGGAGCTACTTGCCGCGGTCCACGCGCGATCCTTTGACATTGTCTTGTTCGAACACGTCGACCGCCTCGGGCGCGACCTGGAACGGGCCTCAAACTTCTACAAAGCGACCACCTTCGCAGACATTGAGCTTCATCAGTTGGGCAAAGGTAAGCTCGGTCTGCTCGACATTGGCATTATGTCCACGATGGCACAGATATTTCTTGAAGACCTCGCCCTCAAAACCCGGCGCGGACTGCGCGGGAAGTTTGAACGTGGCCAGAGCGCAGGCGGCAGATCATATGGATACGCCCTGAGCATTGGGCCGGACGGCATAGCCAAAAAAGGCCAGCTCACAATCGACGACAACGAAGCGGCGATCATTCGCCGGATCTTCACTGACTATGCGTCAGGTGCCTCACCGATCAAAATCGCTGCGCAACTCAATGCAGACGGCATCCCCTCACCGGCCGCCAATACCAAACGCATAACCCGTGGACATTGGAAGCAAAACACCATCAACGGCAACCCCACCCGGGGGACAGGAATCCTGAACAACGAGCTCTATATTGGTCGCCGGATTTGGAACCGCCTACGCTATTCCAAACACCCCGAGACCGGCAAACGGGTCTCACGCCTAAATCCCGTGGAAGACTGGGAGATCCAAGAAGTCCCCGACCTGCGGATCATCGACCAAGAGCTATGGGACGCCGTCAAAGCTGTGCAAGCGGGGCACAGAAAGGTGCGCAGCACCACACCCGCCACGGACAAGAAAGGCCTCTCTGTTGGGCAATCATTACGGCGGCGCAAATACTTGCTGTCCGGGTTAATGACCTGCGGCCAGTGCGGCGGCAATCTCACCGTGGCAGGCAGCGGCAAGGCGCGACGCTATTATTGCGCCAACGCCAAGGAGAAAGGCGCATCAGTTTGTAGCGGTATGCGCGGCCTCAAAGAAGAAGACGCAGCCACCTCCATCCTCTCGGGCCTCAAATCTGGTCTGATGCGGGACGAAGCCTATGCAGAGTTTCGGGAGAAGTTTCTGGCGCGCAAGAAAGGTGAAGAGAAAGAACGCGATGATTTGCTCCGGCTCCATAGTCAGGCTGTGCGCCAGCTGGAGTCCCGGCACGCAAACCTGATGAAGGCGGTTGAGGATGGGGACTATTCTGCCCCTGTCATCGCCCAGCTCAACAAGGTGGATGCTGAACTGACCCAAGCACGGGCCAAACGGGACGCCGCAGCCCCAGAACCCATCTTCTTGCCCCAGGACCTCCCTGCCCTTTACCGCGCGCATATTGATGATCTGGTGGGCACCCTATCAGACGAGGGCGTCTCTGGGCGTGCCAGCGAAGAACTCCACCAAATCATTGATACTGTTGTTGTGACCTGGGACGCGGATGCGAAGCATCACGCGCTTGAGCTTCGTGGTAAGCTATTGGAGATGCTGAACATAACAAAGCCCGCCTTAGGGGCGGGCTTGGATATTAGCGAGTGTTCGCTGAATTTGGTTGCGGGAGTAGGATTTGAACCTACGACCTTCAGGTTATGA